In the Sphaerodactylus townsendi isolate TG3544 linkage group LG10, MPM_Stown_v2.3, whole genome shotgun sequence genome, one interval contains:
- the LOXL3 gene encoding lysyl oxidase homolog 3 has translation MATGVARGRQELFGLLCGVWLWVSAAEPSPTAPTGQNREGTPLQFRLAGYPRKHNEGRVEVFYNQEWGTICDDDFTLANAHVLCRHLGFVAATGWTHSAKYGKGTGRIWLDNLNCGGSEKSVVDCRSRGWGNSDCSHEEDAGVICKDERIAGFVDSNVIETEQSQVEELRLRPVVSHAKRPLPVTEGIVEVRYKNSWAQICDENWSSQNSRVVCGLLGFPAEKKVNRNFYRLYAQRHPLNYRLHSVSCLGNEAHLSLCSSQFYRGNATGACKGGMPVVVGCVLGPLFATGNAQKRQRQQRQGQKRIRLKGGARPGEGRVEVLKNNEWGTVCDDRWNLMSASVACRELGFGSAKEALTGARMGQGMGPVHMNEVQCAGSEKSLWSCPHKNITQEDCKHSEDAGVRCNIPYMGYETTIRMVGGRTVFEGRLEVKHAGRWGTVCSSGWSTTEAMVACRQLGLGYAMHAVTETWYWDASNVTEMVLSGVKCAGHEMTLSHCQRHDTLTCRKTGPRFAAGVICSETASDLLLHAPLVQETAYIEDRPLHMLYCAAEENCLSSSARKANWPYGHRRLLRFSSQIHNNGRADFRPKAGRHSWVWHECHGHYHSMDIFTHYDLLTPNGTKVAEGHKASFCLEDTECQEDVGKRYECANFGEQGITVGCWDLYRHDIDCQWIDITDVRPGNYILQVVINPQNEVAESDFTNNAMKCSCKYDGHRIWVHSCHIGDALSEEASRRLEQYPGQLNNQVV, from the exons ATGGCCACGGGTGTTGCTCGGGGGCGGCAGGAGCTGTTTGGTCTCTTGTGTGGCGTCTGGCTGTGGGTGAGCGCAGCCGAGCCGAGCCCCACGGCACCCACAGGGCAAAACCGGGAGGGAACCCCCCTGCAGTTCCGGCTGGCGGGCTATCCCCGCAAGCACAACGAGGGGCGCGTTGAGGTCTTCTACAACCAAGAGTGGGGCACCATCTGCGACGACGACTTCACGCTGGCCAACGCCCATGTCCTCTGCCGCCACCTGGGCTTTGTTGCTGCCACTGGTTGGACCCACAGTGCGAAATACGGCAAAGGCACAG GGCGCATCTGGCTGGACAACCTGAACTGTGGGGGCAGCGAGAAGAGCGTGGTGGACTGCCGCTCGCGGGGCTGGGGCAACAGCGACTGCTCTCACGAGGAAGATGCCGGCGTCATCTGCAAAGACGAGCGCATTGCTGGCTTCGTGGACTCCAACGTGATCGAG acagAGCAGAGCCAGGTGGAGGAGCTGCGGCTGCGCCCAGTCGTGTCCCATGCAAAGCGGCCGCTGCCAGTGACGGAGGGCATCGTGGAAGTCCGCTACAAGAACAGCTGGGCCCAAATTTGTGACGAGAACTGGAGCAGCCAGAACAGCCGGGTCGTGTGTGGCCTGCTGGGCTTCCCTGCTGAGAAAAAGGTTAACCGGAATTTTTACAG GCTGTATGCGCAGCGACACCCGCTGAACTACCGGCTGCACTCCGTGTCCTGCCTGGGGAACGAGGCCCACCTCTCCCTGTGCTCCTCCCAGTTCTACAGGGGCAACGCCACTGGCGCCTGCAAGGGCGGGATGCCCGTGGTGGTGGGCTGTGTGCTGGGGCCCCTCTTTGCCACAGGCAATGCCCAGAagaggcagcggcagcagcggcagggGCAG AAGCGCATCCGACTGAagggcggggccaggcctggcgaagGGCGGGTGGAGGTGCTCAAGAACAACGAATGGGGCACCGTCTGCGATGACCGCTGGAACCTGATGTCAGCCAGCGTCGCTTGCCGGGAGCTGGGCTTTGGCAGCGCCAAGGAGGCCCTGACGGGGGCACGCATGGGCCAAG GGATGGGCCCCGTCCACATGAACGAGGTGCAGTGTGCCGGCTCTGAGAAGTCGCTGTGGAGCTGCCCACACAAGAACATCACCCAGGAGGACTGCAAGCACTCGGAGGACGCCGGTGTCCGCTGCAACATCCCCTACATGGGCTACGAGACCACG ATCCGGATGGTCGGTGGCCGCACGGTGTTTGAGGGTCGCCTGGAGGTGAAACACGCTGGTAGGTGGGGCACGGTTTGCAGCTCGGGCTGGAGCACCACAGAAGCCATGGTGGCATGTCGGCAGCTCGGCCTTGGCTATGCCATGCATGCTGTGACG GAGACCTGGTACTGGGATGCCAGCAACGTGACAGAGATGGTGCTGAGCGGTGTGAAGTGTGCGGGCCACGAGATGACGTTGAGCCACTGCCAGCGCCACGACACCCTCACCTGCCGCAAGACGGGCCCCCGCTTTGCTGCTGGGGTCATCTGCTCTGAGA CTGCCTCCGACTTGCTGCTCCATGCTCCGTTGGTGCAAGAGACGGCATACATTGAGGATCGCCCTCTACACATGCTCTACTGTGCTGCAGAGGAGAACTGCCTGTCAAGCAGTGCCCGCAAAGCCAACTGGCCCTACGGGCACCGGCGCCTCCTGCGTTTCTCTTCCCAGATTCACAACAATGGCCGGGCAGACTTCCGTCCCAAGGCAGGGCGCCACTCTTGGGTGTGGCACGAGTGCCACGG gcACTACCACAGCATGGACATCTTTACCCACTATGACCTCCTCACGCCCAACGGCACCAAGGTGGCCGAGGGACACAAGGCCAGCTTCTGCCTGGAAGACACGGAGTGCCAGGAAG ATGTGGGCAAGCGGTACGAGTGTGCCAATTTTGGGGAGCAGGGCATCACCGTGGGCTGCTGGGACCTCTACCGGCACGACATTGACTGCCAGTGGATCGACATCACAGACGTCCGGCCCGGGAATTACATTCTGCAG GTGGTGATCAACCCCCAGAACGAGGTGGCAGAGAGCGACTTCACCAACAACGCCATGAAGTGCAGCTGCAAGTACGACGGCCACCGCATCTGGGTGCACAGCTGCCACATCG GTGATGCACTCAGCGAGGAGGCCAGCAGGCGCTTGGAACAGTATCCCGGACAGCTGAACAACCAAGTTGTGTAG
- the DOK1 gene encoding docking protein 1, translating to MGLPAALRDPLCVPRPGGGGLPAGGWLGQGWCPGALQSLPGRLAPRSPPGPGRRRQPCEGGWPGRGAERPGFLSLSLSLPVALSLGAAPRRSGQAWPRPLAKGRPAGEAVGRCRSPPPARMDPPLKAGLLLLQQPSGLRLGAKRWKKGWFVLYPASLHGVARLEFFDGKEGAAAADKVSTKRLDKKIVRLADCVSVAPVPDCVPKEGLAAFRLETSERTYLFAAEPQETAEWVTRLCEAAFLNGHGKGAALPTEPGGQCPMEMATNSIYYSRDEASTFWVTVQKTEGAERCQLHGAYVLKASQDGLVLQDPHSHQPLYTWPYRLLRRYGRDKVMFSFEAGRRCESGPGNFTFETRQGNEIFRVVEAAIQEQKAQAEENRQSGSSLDSEASGGVAHIQTTIASMLLLESEGPPERPRGPRAAPGTTLSVAAEEKEAATATPKEQSLRDPQPPWPSTPPRSPLLGLAGYPLPSEDPGTVYSEPLDAVKNSRHGPDPLYADPLDSRLEGGGEPEEAEPRRTGAVYEQVGPLLTICQGRQGAGGHIYDEPEGRAPRPTPTLASAPIYDEAHPPCEAWRTQGLNSSAGYELPYWPHAGDYAVPAFPQKQGGKPFKPSPVPKPPRVHKKAPLKPEWAKLKNGSSSSRSNTNNNNHHPESGEPVYSRVQKPLGAGRGPAGGQEQSVDDSRPASVYEDLGVI from the exons ATGGGGCTGCCGGCGGCGCTGCGCGACCCTCTCTGTGTGCCtcggccgggagggggggggctgcccgCTGGGGGCTGGCTGGGCCAGGGATGGTGCCCGGGCGCTCTCCAGTCCCTGCCCGGGAGGCTGGCACCCCGATCGCCGCCAGGGCCGGGGAGGCGCCGCCAGCCCTGCGAGGGAGGCTGGCCGGGGCGCGGAGCGGAGCGGCcgggcttcctctctctctctctctctctccctgtcgcGCTTTCTCTGGGCGCCGCCCCGAGGAGGTCCGGCCAGGCCTGGCCTCGCCCCCTGGCAAAGGGGCGGCCGGCCGGGGAGGCTGTTGGACGGTGCCGCTCCCCGCCGCCGGCCCGGATGGACCCCCCGCTGAAGGCCGGGCTGCTCCTCCTACAGCAGCCGTCGGGGCTGCGCCTGGGCGCcaag CGCTGGAAGAAGGGCTGGTTTGTGCTGTATCCAGCCAGTCTGCACGGCGTGGCTCGCTTGGAGTTCTTCGATGGCAAGGAGGGGGCCGCGGCAGCCGACAAGGTCAGCACCAAGCGCCTGGACAAGAAGATCGTGCGGCTGGCAGACTGCGTGAGCGTGGCCCCCGTCCCAGACTGCGTCCCCAAAGAGGGCCTGGCGGCCTTCCGCCTGGAGACCAGCGAGCGGACCTACCTCTTTGCTGCTGAGCCGCAGGAAACGGCCGAGTGGGTGACCAGGCTCTGTGAAGCAGCGTTTCTG AATGGCCATGGCAAAGGAGCAGCACTTCCAACTGAGCCAGGTGGACAGTGCCCCATGGAAATGGCCACCAACTCCATTTATTACTCCCGAGATGAAG CCAGCACGTTCTGGGTGACGGTGCAGAAGACGGAGGGGGCCGAGCGCTGCCAGCTGCACGGGGCGTACGTGCTGAAGGCCTCCCAGGACGGCCTCGTTCTCCAAGACCCGCACTCGCACCAGCCGCTCTACACGTGGCCCTACCGGCTCCTGCGCAGATATGGCCGGGACAAG GTGATGTTCTCCTTCGAAGCCGGCCGACGCTGCGAATCTGGCCCTGGCAACTTCACCTTTGAGACCAGGCAGGGGAACGAGATCTTCCGCGTGGTGGAGGCAGCCATCCAGGAGCAGAAAGCCCAGGCGGAGGAGAACCGGCAGAGTGGCAGCTCCCTGGACTCAGAAGCCTCCGGCGGCGTGGCCCACATCCAGACCACCATCGCCAGCATGCTCCTCCTGGAGAGCGAGGGGCCTCCTGAAAGGCCGCGGGGGCCGAGAGCCGCACCGGGCACCACACTCAGCGTGGCcgcagaagagaaggaagcagccaCGGCCACGCCCAAGGAGCAGAGCCTGCGAGACCCTCAGCCCCCGTGGCCCAGCACCCCACCGCGGTCCCCGCTCTTGGGCCTGGCAGGTTACCCCCTGCCCTCCGAGGACCCCGGCACTGTCTACTCTGAGCCCCTGGATGCCGTCAAGAACTCCCGGCACGGGCCGGACCCTCTCTATGCCGACCCCCTCGACAGCAGGCTTGAAGGTGGGGGGGAGCCCGAAGAGGCCGAGCCAAGACGGACTGGCGCCGTGTATGAGCAGGTGGGGCCGCTGCTCACCATCTGCCAGGGCCGGCAGGGGGCTGGAGGGCACATCTATGACGAGCCGGAGGGGCGGGCCCCCAGGCCCACCCCCACTCTTGCTTCTGCACCCATCTACGACGAGGCCCACCCCCCTTGCGAGGCCTGGCGGACTCAGGGCCTGAACAGCTCAGCAGGCTACGAGCTTCCTTACTGGCCCCATGCTGGAGACTACGCCGTTCCCGCCTTCCCCCAGAAACAGGGGGGCAAGCCCTTCAAGCCCTCCCCGGTCCCAAAACCCCCCCGGGTGCATAAGAAAGCCCCCCTAAAGCCCGAGTGGGCCAAGCTGAAAAACGGCtccagcagcagccgcagcaacaccaacaacaacaaccaccacccgGAGAGCGGGGAGCCTGTCTACAGTCGGGTGCAGAAGCCGCTGGGTGCCGGTCGTGGCCCTGCGGGGGGGCAAGAGCAGTCGGTGGATGACAGTCGCCCGGCCTCTGTGTACGAGGACCTGGGGGTGATCTGA